Part of the Triticum aestivum cultivar Chinese Spring chromosome 4D, IWGSC CS RefSeq v2.1, whole genome shotgun sequence genome is shown below.
TTGGAGGATAACCTGAAGGTTCTACTTTTTTACTTATCGTGCTTGTAATTCATGCAGGGCTTGTTAATACGTGTTTTCAACAAGCTCTTGATGTCCAGCTTATAATCACTTTCCACGTGTGCTAATATTTTTTTTTTTGTAATGCATCTGAATAGTTTGACTATATACATATAGATAGTCTGAGATTATTCAAGTCTTGGGGTTGTCACCATATTGTAGTTACTGACATACCAAATACTCCTTCCGTCCGAGTTTATTGGTCTGGATGCCCAGTTCTCTAGGACCAAGGGACTCAGCCCTCTTAATTGCATAGTCCTTTGATCTCTCCCCCAAGCCTGCATGCGGTTGCTCTCCTGCTTGCATGCCCCAGTCAATAGCATGCATGCAGCAGCAGCCTATTTCTCTCCCCTAGCCTGCATGTGTATGCATGTCCAATCATCTCATGGGACTAGCAACAGATCTCCAGAGAAACACAGCGCTATAAAAGCAAATGGCCTAACAAATATGGACGCCGTATGGTGCGCCGGCCCTTCAATCCTGGACGGAGGAAGTACCTAGTACTCAGACATGTTTGAATAGGCTGTTCCAGTGTATGATTTTGCATCTGTCTTATGCTGTTGACCGCTTCTGATACTGTGCATTCTATCTCTGCCCCCCATATTCTATAGGCAATCATCAAGCCGCAGTATGTTGACCATATTCCAAAAGCTGTTCAAGGAAATGTAGGGCAAGTACTTGAGCAGAAAGATGAGCGGGATATGAAAAATGAGCTGTGCGTTGACCTTGAATTGAACCAAGTTATTGACAGAAATGTAGGAGATCTGTCTGGTGGCGAGCTTCAGAGATTTGCAATAGCAGTTGTTGCTGTACAAAGTGCGGAAATTTACATGTTTGATGAGCCATCAAGTTATTTGGACGTTAAACAGAGGCTTAAGGCTGCCCGAGTCATTAGGTCTTTGCTTAGATCAAACAGGTAATGCATCATTTGTTATCCTAATTATCTTTTGGATCTTTTGACTAAAAGCTTCAAGAAATTTATTATCAAGTGTTCTCTGATTTGTTTTCAGCTATGTCATCGTTGTCGAACATGACTTGAGTGTCTTAGATTACTTGTCCGACTTTATTTGCTGCTTATATGGGAAGCCAGGTGCTTACGGTGTAGTTACGTTACCATTTTCGGTCCGAGAAGGTATCAATATTTTCCTGGCTGGATTTGTTCCAACAGAAAACCTTCGGTTTCGAGATGAATCTCTTACATTTAAGGTAACATTGGCTCATAGGATTTGAAATACTTGTTCAGTCATGAAACCTATGTCTTATGTTAGCATGGTCCTGTTAGATTGCGGAGACCCAGGAAAACGCAGAGGAAGTTGCTACGTACCAGCGGTACAAGTACCCTACCATGAGCAAAACACAGGGAAATTTCAAGCTCTCTGTCGTTGAGGGTGAATTCACTGATTCTCAGATTGTTGTGATGCTTGGTGAGAACGGCACAGGGAAAACTACATTCATCAGAATGCTGGTACatctttctctctctcccctccctccgCCCTACTTCCCTCTCACCTTATTCTTATCTTGCAAACCTTGTAAGTAGTGCTCATATTTGAAATGATATGAGAACCTTTGGCTCTTTAGTTTCTTACCATTACGGACACTGTGAGCTTGACACTATATAGAAAAAATCACGACTATCCATTTCAAGGTTGAAATTTCAACAAGTGCAGAATATGTCTAGTTTTTCCTTTGCCACTATTAAAAGTTGTGTTAACTCCCTAGTAGTGTAGTACTCTGAAAGTCAACTAAGTATTACTGAATCAAGATTCCTATTGGGTATTGTTAACACAATTTAGTTTGGTGGTGCTTCAAACCCAATGTATACAATTTAGTATGTTGCTGTTCTCAAGGAGCGCAGTATTttgcctaccccaacttgtttgggactaaaaggctttgttgttgctgtttgaaaatgtTCATCTTAGATGAATGCAGTTTACCCTTCTTCTCTATAAAGCGGGGTGCAACATTTAATCTATTGATATCGGCTATCTAAAGGTGTGAATTTTACCTTAGAAATCGAGGATACCTTGTCTTTCTGATGGTACTGTATTGTATACTTATGATTTTATAAGAAATTTACTGTTACATGGCTCAAATCATGTGAAGCTCATCTGGCTAAAACAGTACATAATGTAATTTTACTGAATTgatgaagcagttgcatcatactTTCTTGTTGTGACTGGACAGGCCGGGTTGTTGAAGCCAGATACCATGGAAGGAAGTGAGGTTGAAATTCCTGAATTCAATGTGTCCTACAAGCCTCAAAAGATCAGCCCAAAATTCCAGCATCCAGTGAGGCACTTGCTGCATTCGAAAATACGCGATTCATATACTCATCCTCAGTTTGTATCTGATGTTATGAAACCACTACAAATTGAGCAACTCATGGACCAGGAAGTCATTAATTTATCAGGTGGAGAGCTCCAGAGAGTAGCATTATGTTTGTGCCTTGGAAAGGTATTTTCTTCTTCCACTTCGAACTTTATACGGGATAAAGCAATTCTTTTTTGCATCATATGGTTTTGAACTTCTGAAGGCTTCTCATCttgtattttttttaaatgttcaataTACTAAATGTATattttccatttgtttttttaaGACTCCTTTCTCGCTCTACTTTTACGGTTGAGTAAGATTTTGGATATTGTATCAAGCACAAAGATAATGTATGGTCCATAATCTATTTGTGATGCTTCACCCTGCTATAGTGTGATTTTTAGCATGTCTTAAGTATCAACACAGTCCTTGGCTCATGTGTGAAAATGATTTTCCTAAACGGTACTCCTTCCACCCCATAATATAGTCCGCGTTGGTTTTACCAAAAGTCAAGCTTCACAAACTTTGACGATGTTTATAAGGAAAACCATctatatctacaatatcaaatgTATACCATATGAAAATATACTTCATGATGAATCCAATGGTATTGAATTGGCATTCTAGATGTTGATAAATTtcaatttttctataaacttggtcaaggtTTACAAGATTTGACTTGGAAAAATCTGATATGTactatattttgggacggagggaataataTTTAATGGGGCCAAGAACATACGTCCCGTCAGCTTATTGATGCCAACTTTGTGGTTGTTCAGCCTGCAGATATTTATTTAATTGATGAGCCAAGTGCATATCTCGATTCAGAGCAGCGTATTGTTGCCTCGAAGGTTATCAAAAGATTCATCCTTCATGCAAAGAAAACTGCATTTATTGTGGAGCATGATTTCATCATGGCAACCTACTTAGCGGACAAGGTTATTGTTTATGAGGGACTTGCTTCTATTGACTGTACTGCCAATGCACCACAGTCTTTGGTATCTGGGATGAATAAATTCTTATCGGTAAGTGCAGGGTAATAAATATTTACAAGATACTCCCTcccgctcttatatttctttacagagggagtactatacttcCTCTGTCTCGGTTTATTAGCCctcatcgtattttgggtcaaccTTTGACCATAGGTTTGACTTCAAAATAGAAATGATATGCcataaaaattatattgttggattcctAGTGGAAACTAGTCGGTTTGTGTACCTCGCTGGTAGATTTTGTGTTGGTTTTCATATTTTGCATAAAATTATATGTGTCTAACCTCCTATTCAGTCATGGAAGTTTACATTTACATCTTCTCTGGTCTTTATCAACATGTATGCATAACGAATAAATATGCAGGTGTTGGGTAGTTTCTGGAGGCCATTATTTGGGTTTTAATATATTGTATCATGGTTACCTCTATAAGCTTGATTTAGGAACAATATATAGAGCCACAAAAATGTATAGAAAAACAGCAGCAAACTGATCGAAATTTATGTTCACCTACTCCATATCATAGACTTCCATGTACAGCAACACATAAATGTGTGCTGCAGCCTTTAAGCATATTTGTGCACATCAAGGCTAAACTCGTAAAAATGATGGCACAATCTCAAATAGAGTTTACAAACTATACTATTACCTAAACGCTTTGTAGGAGCAACAAATAATACAGCCCATAGGAAAGATGCTCGTAATTCTAAAAGTGTTCCAGAACTGAAACCCCCAAGTGCCACATCTTGACCTGCGATTGGATATGATGTATACATATACACATGGATCACATAATTTTGTTGACAATGAAAATAGTGATAGTTGAATGCGCATCACAACTTGTGGTAGTTGAATGAACCTCCTGTAACTTGTGTTCGATCCAGATCGCAAGGAGGCGGTGGCACATGGAAAAATGACTTCGTTGAGCCAAACCTATATTGATTATCTTCTCCGCCACCATATTAAATCATCAACTAGGAGAACATTTTAGCAGCATTTCAATTACATTGGCATCAAAATCTTATAACTCAATAATTACACTTGCAGAAATCAAGAATAAATGCCATGATTTCACCTGTGGTGTTTCATTTTGCATAGTCATAGAAGAAACTCAACAATGAACATTGTCGGTCGTTTGCACTAAATTAAACAACATCATACGATAGCAAATTCCCCATTCACATCACCAATTTCCCCTTCAGAATTCAGACCTAAGGATAGCATGTCCCTGATTTAAAAGTGTTGAATGTGAGGCCCAAGTGGCCCAGGCCCATATGGGGCTGACCTAGAAGAGCCCCAGCTCTCTCGTTCCAGTGAGCCGCCACACACTCACGCGAGGGACAAGACACAGGAGGGTGAGCAGTCTGAGGTGAGTTCCTCCCTGAGAATCAACATGGTATCAGACCAGGCTGCAGCGGGGTCCGGCGGAGAGAGGTGCTGCGCGGGGCCAGGCGAGAAGAGGCCGCTGTGCGCGGGCTGCGTGCGTTGCGGAAGGGCGAGCGGCGGCCAGCTGGGCAAGGCGGCTGCAGCGCAGGAGGAGAAGGAGCTGCGGGAGCTCGCAGCGGCTGCGGCTGGAGGCGGAGTGCAGCGAGGTGGCGCGGCCGGCTCGGGAGAGGAGGTTGCTGTGCGCGCGCGGCAAGGTGTGTGCGGGAGCTGGCGCGTGCGCGTGCGGAGGCGGCTCGGCGCGTGGGTGAGCTGCGGCTGgagagctgctgctgctgcggggACAAGGCGTGGCTGAGAGGTGCTGCGGGAGGTGCAGTGGAGAAGAAGGGCTGCTGCTGTCAATCCGAGCTGCTGCTGTGGATCCATCTTCTATGGACTAGCTGCTGCGTGCTGTTCCGGCTGGAAGTGCTGCTGCTTCTGCTACTTggaagaggaagaaggggaatTCCTGGTCAAGAGTGGGATTGCTGCTGCTGTGTGCTGTTGCTTGAAGTattgtgttgttgttgctgctggtgGTCTGCACTTctgatctgctactgctgctgcttgcACTTGAGGGCTGCTAGTACTGCTGTGGTTGTTTGCAGAGTTACGGGAGGAAGGTGACAGGTGGTGAGGTCAGGGTCATGGATTCGATGTGGTCGGATGATGTATGTTCGTGTGGTGCAGAGGAAGGAGGAAGGCACGCAGGAGATGAAGTGATGAGAGAAGGCGGAGATGTAGCTGGGTGTGCTCTGGGAAGCAGAGACTTGGAGGATGCCCTGCTTGCCGCCATCCAGGAGGAAGCTGTGTTGCGTGCACGTCTGGCCTCCGCTGAAGCAGCCTTTGATGCTGCACGGGTAAGGGTGGCTCGCATGATGTACACGACAGCGGCCATCGAGGAGGAGAGGACAAGTTCGGCCCTCTTTATCTGTACCAATGGAGATGACACTGAAAAGGCCACAATTGCTGCTCATAGGACTGATCCAGAGTGGATTCTAGACTCTGGTGCTTCTCAACATGTTGCAGGTGACTTCAGGGAGTTTGAGTCACATGATGAGGTCACTCCCTCTCAAAGTAAAATGATATGTACTGCTGACGGGACCTCACAGCCTATTAAGGGCATTGGGACAGTTCAATGTACACCTGAGATTAAGTTATCTTTGGTCCTACATGTGCCATCTTTTCTGGTCAATCTGTTATCTTTTAGTGCTCTAATTGACCAGGTGGACTGTAGGATAACAGTTGACAGAAAAATGTGCTTGATTGCGGACGGGCCGACTGGAAGGAGGATTGGGACTGGAATAAGGCGTAGGGGGCTGTGGTACATGGACCGTGAGGGGCTTGGTCAGACGGGCAGCCCAGTGTTTGCGGCAATTGTGGAAGAAAGAGAGTGTGGCGATGAAACATCACTGCAGAATGGGGCATGTATCCTTTGATAAAATGTTCAAGTTGTTTCCTGATGTAATGCATGGAGTCGATAAGAACAAGCTGAAATGTGATGCGTGTGAGTTCGCAAAACACACGAGGACGTCTTATGTGAGTAAGGGACTTAGGAGTATATCCCCATTCGTGCTTGTTCactcggatgtgtggacaagtCCGGTGGTGTCGGTTAGTGGTGCATAGTATTTTGTGACCTTTATTGACTGCCACTCACGTATGACATGGATCTATTTGATGCGTCACAAGGATGAAACTTTCCAATGCTTCAAGTCTTTCTATGCCTATGTGAAAAATCACTTCAAGGTTCAGGTACAAGtgataagaagtgataatggcactgagTATGTGAACAAAGTGTTTGGGACCTTCTTATCAGAGCATGGGATTTTGCATCAAACCTCATGTCCGGACACTCCTCCTCAGAATGGGGTGGCAGAAAGGAAGAATCGTCATATTCTGGAGTTTGCTCGATCGCTGATGTTTACTATGAATGTGCCAAAATTCTTGTGGAGTAAAGCTGTGATGGCTGCGACATACCTGATCAATCGCACATCATCGAGAGTACATGGTATGAAGTCACCTTCTGAGTTACTTCTGGGAAAGAATGATTTTGTGGTTCCTCCCAAGCTGTTCGATTGTGTCTGCTTTGTCAGGGATCACAGGCCATCCGTGGGCAAATTGGATCCACGGCCGTCAAGTGTATCTTCATTGGGTACTCTTCTGGGCAGCGCGGCTACAAGTGTTGGAGTCCTTCCGAAGGGAGGACCTTTGTGAGCATGGATGTCACCTTCAGGGAATCCGAACCATTTTATGGTGAAAAAACTGATCTTAGTGGATTATTTGATAGTCTTGACCATACCCAGTCTACTGTGATAGGTCAAGAGGGGGAGAGTGGTGGGGGTGCCGATTCTGGTGCCAATTCAGTGCTGCAGCAACCAATTGAGGGTGATATTCCGGTACAACGAAGCGAGTGTAATCTCTGCCCAGGGTAGGAGATGAACTCACGCACACAAGATAGAAGAAGAGCACACAGGAGTTTTGGCACCGCACAACTTGTGCCTTTTCTGACTCTCTTTCTCTTGATTAACCAAAGTGATTACAGGGCATTTAAAAAGGAAGCAAACGCACAGGCCAAGTCACACACCGGCCTGATCCTAAACTCACGCTCCACACACACACGTACTCCACTAAACAAGTGCATGCACATCCAGCCACTCTGATGGATCAACTCAACGTCTTTGCCTCAACTAACTCAGCTCACTTTGAGCTAGTCTCTTGGCACGGCAACGTATAGATCCATCTCGCTCTCGGCTGCATGCATGTACCGATCAAATCTACCTAGTACTTATGCATGTACTCACAACTCCTGGCTTCACTTGACCGATGACCAGCTCGCACCATTGCCGATCCATCAGTCCACTTTACCATGATGCCATGCATCGCTGTACTAGACTTAGACTAAACCGACCCAAACAGAAATAAACTAGATGAACTACTAAACAACAATGGTTAACACCAACAATCACCCCCTTAACCTTGTTGTGCTTTATTGAGAACTCCATGGCGACCTTCAGTACAGCCCCGGCTGGTCGTCGGCGGTCGCGTCGGCGAGAAGCGCCCGCTCCTTCTTCGGCTCAGTACAGTCCCTGGAGTAATGCCCGTACTCTTGGCAAGTGTAGTAGCGGACCTTGCGAATGTCGAAGTTTCTCTTCTTGTTGGCGCCGCTGCGGTGGCGAGCAAGCCACTCCTCCGTGAGGAGCAGGCGACTCCCACCACCCTGGTCGTAGTTGCtggcgccctcgtccaagtcgctccGGTCCTCCGCCGTTTTGAGCCTCCCCACAAGCTCTTCCATTGACATGGTTTTAAGATCAAGAAGTTGTTCAATGGCAATAGCTACCTGGGTATACTTGGACGGcacgatgcggagaagcttcttcaCGACCTTCATCTCGTCGAGGTTCTCACCGAGCGTGCGCAGCTTGTTGGCGATCCCGTTCATGCGCATGGcaagctcatcgagggtctcgccGCTCCTCATGCGGACGGCATCAAACTCCTCGAGGAGAGTCTGCGCCTTGGCCTCACGGACGCGGGCATCGCCGACCCGCATGATCTTGATGGCATCCCATGCCTCCTTTGCCGTCGCCTTCACGGCAAGCGTGGAGTGCATCTCCTCCGGCACGGCTCGCAGAATTGCCGCAAGCGCCGCCCTGTCCTGGCTGAAGCTCCCGCCTCCCTCGATGGCGTCGCACACGCGTTGGGCCTCCATGTTCACCTTCATGATCAGCGACCACTCGAAGTAGTTCGTCGCCGTCAGCGGCGGGTAGACGACGGTGCTGCTGGCCTGGTGGACGACCTCCTGCTGCACCACCACCTCGCGGCAGCCACGCCGTGTCGGGCTCCGGCCTCGGCGCAccaccggcgaggccgagacaCGGCGGCGACCCGGCGACGGAGTGCGCGAACCTTCAGTCACCATGGCTCTGAATACCAAGTGTAATCTCTGCCCAGGGTAGGAGATGAACTCACGCACACAAGATAGAAGAAGAGCACACAGGAGTTTTGGCACCGCACAACTTGTGCCTTTTCTGACTCTCTTTCTCTTGATTAACCAAAGTGATTACAGGTTATTTAAAAAGGAAGCAAATGCACAGGCCAAGTCACACACCGGCCTGATCCTAAACTCACGCTCCACACACACACGTACTCCACTAAACAAGTGCATGCACATCCAGCCACTCTGATGGATCAACTCAACGTCTTTGCCTCAACTAACTAGCTCACTTTGAGCTAGTCTCTTGGCACGGCAACGTATAGATCCATCTTGCTCTCGGCTGCATGCATGTACCGATCAAATCTACCTAGTACTTATGCATGTACTCACAACTCCTGGCTTCACTTGACCGATGACCAGCTCGCACCATTGCCGATCCATCAGTCCACTTTACCATGATGCCATGCATCGCTGTACTAGACTTAGACTAAGCAGACACAAACAGAAATAAACTAGATGAACTACTAAACAACAATGGTTAACACCAACAGCGAGCAGCAGCCCCAGAAAATGATAACACCACAGAGTGAAGGACCGATTGTGACTGATGGGGTGCCGAGTCAGGCAGGTGGTGCTCCCACCCAGATCGGTTGTGTACCGAGGTGGATGGCAAAGCAAGAGGAGCAGCTAAAGGTGTATTCACGGAAGCAAGGTGATGCTTCTCATAGGTGGCAGAAGGTGAATGAGGAGCGTAACCCTCAAGTATATTCAAGACTACATCATCATGTTCAGGGGTAGCAGCCAACACAGGTGCAGGGGGAGCAGGAAGGCAACAATGCAAGCTCATCTGACACAGAGGACTTGCCAATTGCTTTGAGAAAAGGTACTCGAGAAAAGGCAGGGATACCAGAGCCAAAGTGTGGGTTCGATGCCAATGATATTGGAAATTATGTTTCCTATGAAGCATTGTCTCCAGCCCACAAAGCATTTGTTGCTTCTCTTCAGCTGGTGTCTCTTCCAACTGATTGGAAGGCAGCAAAAGTGGATCCAAAGTGGCGAGCAGCTATGATAGAGGAGCTGGAGGCATTAAGTAAGAACAAGACATGGGTACTAACACCTCTTCCAAGAGGAAAGAAGGCAGGCAGCTGCAAGTGGGTATACACTGTGAAGCAGAATGCAGAAGGGAAGTTTGAAAGGTACAAAGCAAGGCTTGTGGCGAGGGGATACAGCCAGACCTACgacattgactatgatgagacctttgcTCCAGTAGCAAAGATGAACACTGTGAGGATCATGATCTCCTGTGCAGCGAATTTCGGGTGGTCCTTACATCAACTTGATGTGAAGAATGCTTTCTTGCATGGGGACCTGAAGGAGGAGGTCTACATGGAGATCCCACCGGGGTTCTCTACGTATGAGACTGTTGGCAAGGTATGCaggttaaagaaatctctttatggtctGAAACAGTCTCCGAGAGCATGGTTCGACAAGTTCAGACGTGCTGTATGTAATATGGGGTATGGGCAGTGTAACGGTGATCATACACTGTTCTACAGACATAAAGGAGGGAAAATCACTATACTTgcagtatatgtggatgatattattatCACAGGGGATGACAAAGAAGAAATAGCAAGACTGAAAGAGTGTTTGGGTAAAGCCTTTGAAGTCAAAGATCTGGGCCAACTCAAATACTTCCTGGGCATAGAAGTGGCCAGGTCTGCCAAGGGGATTGCGCTATCTCAGAGGAAGTATACTTTAGATCTCCTAAGCGATGTAGGAATGCTAGGATGTCGGGCAGCCCCAACCCCAATTGATCAAAACCACAAAGTGACTGCTCAATCAGGAGAGCCAGTGGATAGAGGTATCAACGATTGGTGGGAAGATTATTGTACTTGTGTCATACACGACCAGACATTGCATTTGCAGTAAGTGTTGTGAGCAGATACATGCATGAGCCTAGAAGTGGACATCTTGACGCAGTACATAGAATCTTGAGATACTTGAAAGGTTCTCTTGGGAAGGGACTCTTGTTCAAGAGTTATGGACACCTTGTTGTAGATGGTTATTGTGATGCTGATTGGGCTAGCTGTCTGGATGACAGGAGATCAACTTCAGGCTATTGTGTCTTTGTAGGAGGAAATCTAGTATCTTGGAGAAGCAAGAAACAACCTGCTGTTTCCAAATCAACTGCAGAGGCTGAATACAGAGCCATGTCCAAGGGACTGAGTGAGATGTGGACCAGAAATCTATTGGCAGAATTGAAGATATTTTAGACAGGTTGTATGAATGTGTGGTGTGATAACAAATCAGCAATCAACATAGCACACAATCCAGTGCAACATGATAGAACCAAGCATGTGGAAATAGACAGATTCTTCATCAAAGAAAAGCTTCACGCTGGGATCATCAAGATTGAGCATGTGAGTTCTGGGCAACAGATTGCAGACTGTTTGACTAAAGGATTGGGAACTAAAGAATGCAATCTAGCGTGTGACAAGATGGGAATGATAGATATCTATCACCCctcttgagggggagtgttgaatgTGAGGCCCAAGTGGCCCAGGCCCATATGGGGCTGACCTAGAAGAGGAGCCCCAGCTCTCTCGTTCCAGTGAGCCACCACACACTCACGTGAGGGACAAGACACAGGAGGGTGAGCAGTCTGAGGTGAGTTCCTCCCTGAGAATCAACAAAAAGAAAACCAGTGTGACTAAATCAGAAAGATCACACTACAAAGTAAATAGTCATGATGGGATTGGGCCGATGTTACCCATTGGGACATTGGTCCGGCCCTGCCCATAACAAAGCCGATGGGTCTTGTCGGCCGGCTTCATAAGAAAATTGGGCCAGGGGAGCCGTTCATCACCGGTCCACCGGGACAAGCGAGTCGACCTTAATTTAGTTGCCCAAGGCTGTAGTCTGCCGTTACGACGCACATGCCTTTGTTAGGTTGTTACCCTTGTGCTTATATGGAAGTTTCAAACTAA
Proteins encoded:
- the LOC123097355 gene encoding ABC transporter E family member 2; translated protein: MADRLTRIAIVSEDKCKPKKCRQECKKSCPVVKTGKLCIEVSPAAKLAFISEELCIGCGICVKKCPFDAIEIINLPKDLEKDTTHRYGPNTFKLHRLPVPRPGQVLGLVGTNGIGKSTALKVLAGKLKPNLGRFKNPPDWQEILTYFRGSELQNYFTRILEDNLKAIIKPQYVDHIPKAVQGNVGQVLEQKDERDMKNELCVDLELNQVIDRNVGDLSGGELQRFAIAVVAVQSAEIYMFDEPSSYLDVKQRLKAARVIRSLLRSNSYVIVVEHDLSVLDYLSDFICCLYGKPGAYGVVTLPFSVREGINIFLAGFVPTENLRFRDESLTFKIAETQENAEEVATYQRYKYPTMSKTQGNFKLSVVEGEFTDSQIVVMLGENGTGKTTFIRMLAGLLKPDTMEGSEVEIPEFNVSYKPQKISPKFQHPVRHLLHSKIRDSYTHPQFVSDVMKPLQIEQLMDQEVINLSGGELQRVALCLCLGKPADIYLIDEPSAYLDSEQRIVASKVIKRFILHAKKTAFIVEHDFIMATYLADKVIVYEGLASIDCTANAPQSLVSGMNKFLSHLDITFRRDPTNYRPRINKLESTKDREQKNAGSYYYLDD